Sequence from the Janthinobacterium lividum genome:
CGGCACGATCCACTCGCACGCTTCCAGGGTGCCCGGATGCACGAGGCCCAGGCGACGCGCCTGCAGTGCCTGGCGCGAGAAGACGGACACCAGGTGCTGCTTGCCGTACACGTAGTCACCGACCAGCGCAAAACCCAGGTGCTGCATGTGCACGCGGATCTGGTGCGTGCGGCCTGTTTCCAGGCGGCATTGCATCAGGCTCACGGGACGGCGATCGAGTTCGCCGCTGCCGATCAATTCATAGTGCGTGATGGCAGGCTTGGCGGTGAAATTCTCCGAGACGGCCATCTTGACGCGGTCGCGCGGGTGGCGCGCGATGGAGGCATCGATGGTGCCCGCCATTTTCGGCGTGCCCCACACGAGCGCGAAATACTCGCGCTTGACGGTGCGCGCCTGCAACTGGCGCACCAGGTCCGTTTGCGAAGCGAGGGTCTTGCCGACGACCATCAGGCCGCTCGTATCCTTGTCCAGACGGTGCACGATGCCGGCGCGCGGCACGCCCGCCAGCTGCGGACAGTGGTGCAGCAAGCCGTTGAGCAAGGTGCCCGACCAGTTGCCGGGACCCGGATGGACGACCAGTCCGGCCGGTTTGTTGATGACGATGATATGCTCATCTTCGTGCACGATGTTCAATTCCATCGCTTCCGGCTTAAAAGCCTCGTCTTCCGGCGCGCTTTGCGGCAGAATGACGATCTTCTCGTCGCCATAGGCGGTCATGTTGCGTTTGGCAACTTTTCCATCGACGGTCACGAAACCGGCTTCCAGCCACAATTGCAAGCGGCTGCGCGAGTATTGCGGCACCAGCTGGGCGATGACTTTATCGAGGCGGTGGCCGCAGGCGTCCGGCGTCAGTTCCAATGTAATCGGGGCCATTTCCTCGAAGACGTCGTCGGCGGCAAAATCGCCGTCAAACGCCTCTTCGGCAGCATGGTCAGAAAGGGAGTCAAACGCGGGGTCAGCCAAATTAGGCTTCGGAGTTAATATCACAGCATTCCCATCGGCTATAATCAGCCTATTGTAAAATCTTGGTTAAAACCTTCTTGCAAAACGTCATGCAAAAAAAATTATCGTTGGTAGTCGCTTCAGTCGTTCTGCTCGGCATGTCCGCTTGCAGCTTGTTGCCTGAAAAAGTGGATGAGACCAAAAACTGGTCCGTTACGAAATTATACTCGGAGGCGCGTGAAGAAATGGCCGGGCAGCACTATGAAGCTGCAATCGGCCTGTTCCAGAAGCTGGAGGCTAACTATCCTTTCGGCAACTATGCTCTGCAAGCGCAGATGGAGATCGCTTACGCGTATTATAAGTCGGGAGACCAGGCGCAGGCGCTGGCTGCCGTCGAACGCTTCATCAAGTTGCATCCGAACCACGCCAATGTAGACTATATGTACTACTTGCGTGGTCTGATCAGCTTTAACGACCAGATCAGCTTCCTGAACTTCCTGTACGAGCAAGATCCGACCGAGCGCGACCCGAAAGCTACGCGCGAAGCGTTTGCGGCCTTCAAGCAACTGGTCGACAAGTTCCCAAATAGCAAATATGCGCCCGATTCGCTGGCGCGCATGAACTATTTGATCGATGCGATGGCGAAATACGAAGTGCACGTGGCGCGCTATTATTTCCGCCGCGGCGCCTACCTGGCCGCCGCCAACCGCGCGCAAACGACGGTCAGCGACTTCCGTGCCTCGCCGGCCATCGAAGAAGCGCTGTTCATCATGTACCGCTCGTATGACAAGCTGGGCTTGACCGACTTGCGCGACGATGCCTTGCGCGTGCTGACCAAGAACTACCCGAACACGGCATTCCTCAGCCCGGAAGGGGTGAACAAGGAACGCAAGTGGTGGAAATTCTGGCAGTAAGCTGCAATAAAAAACCGGGCTAGCCCGGTTTTTTTACTTATTCGCCAACCTTGCGCCGGAACACCCAGCTCGTATCGTTCGACGCTTCCGGCACGAAACCATAGCCATCGACATCGAATTGCTTCAGCTGCTGCGGGTCGCGGATCTGGTTGACTGCCGCATAGCGGGCCAACATGCCGCGCGCGCGCTTGGCGTAGAACGAGATGATTTTATACTTGCCGTTCTTCCAGTCCTCGAACACGGGCGCGATGACGGGCACGTCCAGCTGGCGCGGCTTGACGGATTTGAAATATTCTTCAGAAGCAAGATTTACCAGCACCTTGGCGCCCTGCTCTTTTGCCGTGCGGTTCAGGCCGTTGGTGATGGTGTCGCCCCAGAACGCATACAAATCCTTGCCGCGCGTGGTCGACAAACGCGTGCCCATTTCCAGGCGGTGCGGGTGAATCAGGTCGAGCGGGCGCAGCAAGCCGTACAGGCCCGATAAAATGCGCACGCGCGACTGGGCATAGTCGAGCTGGGCCGGCTGCAGGCTGCGGGCCTCGAAACCGGCATACACGTCGCCATTGAAAGCCATGATGGCCTGGCGCGCTTCCGCCAGCTTGGGCGTCCAGGAAGCGTAGCGGGCCACATTCAAGGCGGACAAGGCGTCGGAAATGCCCATCAGGCTGCCCACTTCGGCAGGCGAGAACTGGCGCATGCGCTCGATCAGCTGGGCGGAATGGTCGAGAAAATCGGGGGTGCTGTGCAACGAGGTTGTTGGCGGCGTCTCCAGGTCGAGACTCTTGGCGGGCGAAAGCACGATCAACATAAATTATCACTACAGAATAGAATTGCCGACATGATACCTGCTCCACAAAAACTCGTCCTCGACACCAACGTTTGCCTCGACCTGTTCGTCTTCAACGACCCGCGCTGGGCGCCCCTGCTGGCGGCCATGGAAAGCGGCGCCGTGCACGCCATCACGCGCGAAGATTGCCGCGCGGAATATCTGGTCGTGTTGCATTACAAACATCTGCCGCTCGACGAAGCCAGCCGCGCCGTCGCCGCCGCCCGCTTCGACGCGCATATCAGCGTGGTGGCGCCGCCCGTCTCCGGCGTGCGCCTGCCCGTCTGCACGGACAAGGATGACCAGAAATTCCTCGAACTGGCGCGCGACGCCAACGCCGACATCCTCATCACCAAGGACAAGGCCCTGCTGAAACTGGCCCGCAAGACGGCCAAGGCCGGCATGTTCAAGATCATGGTGCCGGAAGGCTGGGAATTGCCAGGCTGAGGCGCCAAAGCCCCACACGCAACGGGGCGCGCTGCGCTAGAATGGGAAACGATTCCACTTTCCGCACCGCGACCCTACCGTTCATGAACAGCCCGTCCCTGCCCTACCCGACTCCCGCCCTGACCACCCGCCTGCCTCTCGTGGGCACCACCGTGTTTACCCGCATGTCCAGCCTGGCGGCCCAGCATGGCGCCGTCAACCTGGGCCAGGGCTTTCCCGATTTCGATTGCGCCCCAGAACTGGTCGATCTCGTCAGCGACGCCATGCGCGCCGGCCACAACCAGTATCCGATGATGACGGGCGCCGCCCCCCTGCGCGAAGCCATTGCCGCGAAGATCGCCAGCCTGTACGGCCACAGCTATGACGCAGGCACGGAAATCACCGTCACGGCCGGCGCCACGCAGGCGCTCACCACGGCCATCCTGTGCTGCGTGCACC
This genomic interval carries:
- the yaaA gene encoding peroxide stress protein YaaA — translated: MLIVLSPAKSLDLETPPTTSLHSTPDFLDHSAQLIERMRQFSPAEVGSLMGISDALSALNVARYASWTPKLAEARQAIMAFNGDVYAGFEARSLQPAQLDYAQSRVRILSGLYGLLRPLDLIHPHRLEMGTRLSTTRGKDLYAFWGDTITNGLNRTAKEQGAKVLVNLASEEYFKSVKPRQLDVPVIAPVFEDWKNGKYKIISFYAKRARGMLARYAAVNQIRDPQQLKQFDVDGYGFVPEASNDTSWVFRRKVGE
- a CDS encoding putative toxin-antitoxin system toxin component, PIN family, translated to MIPAPQKLVLDTNVCLDLFVFNDPRWAPLLAAMESGAVHAITREDCRAEYLVVLHYKHLPLDEASRAVAAARFDAHISVVAPPVSGVRLPVCTDKDDQKFLELARDANADILITKDKALLKLARKTAKAGMFKIMVPEGWELPG
- a CDS encoding RluA family pseudouridine synthase — protein: MADPAFDSLSDHAAEEAFDGDFAADDVFEEMAPITLELTPDACGHRLDKVIAQLVPQYSRSRLQLWLEAGFVTVDGKVAKRNMTAYGDEKIVILPQSAPEDEAFKPEAMELNIVHEDEHIIVINKPAGLVVHPGPGNWSGTLLNGLLHHCPQLAGVPRAGIVHRLDKDTSGLMVVGKTLASQTDLVRQLQARTVKREYFALVWGTPKMAGTIDASIARHPRDRVKMAVSENFTAKPAITHYELIGSGELDRRPVSLMQCRLETGRTHQIRVHMQHLGFALVGDYVYGKQHLVSVFSRQALQARRLGLVHPGTLEACEWIVPLADDFAQLIATAGIPEPEQV
- a CDS encoding outer membrane protein assembly factor BamD, which encodes MQKKLSLVVASVVLLGMSACSLLPEKVDETKNWSVTKLYSEAREEMAGQHYEAAIGLFQKLEANYPFGNYALQAQMEIAYAYYKSGDQAQALAAVERFIKLHPNHANVDYMYYLRGLISFNDQISFLNFLYEQDPTERDPKATREAFAAFKQLVDKFPNSKYAPDSLARMNYLIDAMAKYEVHVARYYFRRGAYLAAANRAQTTVSDFRASPAIEEALFIMYRSYDKLGLTDLRDDALRVLTKNYPNTAFLSPEGVNKERKWWKFWQ